A genomic stretch from Embleya scabrispora includes:
- a CDS encoding Rid family hydrolase, whose product MTAAITRINPDELHPTPGYHHITVVEAGRTAFLAGQCPLDRSGSLVGPADLDAQIDQVVANALVALAAVNARPEHVVRSVVYVVSADRTDLSAAWAALTRSPLGPAFTTACTLLGVAQLGFPGQLVEVDLTAALPT is encoded by the coding sequence ATGACCGCCGCCATCACGCGCATCAATCCCGACGAGCTCCACCCGACGCCCGGCTATCACCACATCACGGTCGTGGAGGCCGGACGGACGGCGTTCCTGGCCGGCCAATGCCCACTCGACCGGTCCGGCTCACTGGTGGGTCCGGCCGACCTGGACGCGCAGATCGACCAGGTGGTCGCGAACGCGCTCGTCGCCCTGGCGGCGGTAAACGCCCGGCCCGAGCACGTGGTTCGCTCCGTCGTCTACGTGGTCAGCGCCGACCGAACGGACCTCTCCGCCGCCTGGGCCGCCCTCACTCGCTCCCCTCTCGGACCCGCCTTCACCACGGCCTGCACTCTCCTCGGCGTCGCCCAACTCGGCTTTCCGGGCCAACTGGTCGAGGTCGACCTGACAGCGGCCCTGCCCACCTGA
- a CDS encoding amidase codes for MDTGELLDDHDAVGLADLVRRREVSPAELLDAVSWRIEERDPTLRAFVATRVEAARAEAAGELPDGPLRGVPFAVKDLGCDVAGMVSSQGSRLFADAVAARDGALTTRYRRAGLVVVGKTNSPEFGKNASTEPLLHGPSYNPWRTTHSTGGSSGGSAAAVAGGMLPAAHANDGGGSIRIPAACCGLFGLKPSRGRVPDDQGLSALAYPLSIAHAVTRTVRDSAALLDVVAGPLPGDPYAALPAPAAGSFLAALDAAPTRLRVGFATANVDGIAAHPAAVRAVERTAALLAELGHRVEEAAPVWDGPATGQALGQVMSAATHAQIEDRLAELGRELREDDIEPFTRVIHERTAAMRGADLSRALQTVVRIGREVAPFFESYDVWLSPTLGVPVPELGVLDTSDPASMYAHAAKMTWFTSVFNVTGLPSASVPAGFDEAGLPVAIQLTGRLGAEAQLLRMAAQLEEAAPWPRQATWPPPVG; via the coding sequence ATGGACACCGGTGAGTTGCTGGACGACCACGACGCGGTGGGGCTGGCCGACCTCGTTCGGCGGCGGGAGGTCTCGCCGGCGGAACTGCTCGACGCGGTGTCGTGGCGGATCGAGGAGCGTGATCCCACACTGCGCGCGTTCGTGGCGACACGTGTCGAGGCGGCCCGGGCGGAGGCGGCGGGGGAGTTGCCCGACGGTCCGCTGCGAGGGGTGCCGTTCGCGGTGAAGGACCTCGGCTGCGACGTGGCCGGCATGGTGAGCAGCCAGGGCTCCCGGCTGTTCGCCGACGCGGTCGCGGCGCGGGACGGTGCGCTGACCACGCGCTACCGGCGGGCCGGGCTGGTCGTGGTCGGCAAGACGAACAGCCCCGAGTTCGGCAAGAACGCCAGTACCGAACCGCTCCTGCACGGCCCCTCGTACAACCCCTGGCGGACCACGCACTCCACCGGGGGCTCCTCCGGCGGTTCGGCCGCCGCCGTGGCCGGGGGCATGCTGCCGGCCGCGCACGCCAACGACGGCGGCGGCTCGATCCGGATCCCGGCGGCCTGCTGCGGGCTGTTCGGGCTCAAACCGTCGCGGGGCCGGGTGCCCGATGACCAGGGGCTGTCCGCACTGGCCTATCCGCTGTCGATCGCGCACGCGGTTACCCGGACGGTCCGCGACTCGGCCGCGCTGCTCGACGTGGTCGCCGGGCCGCTGCCGGGCGACCCGTACGCGGCCCTGCCGGCGCCGGCCGCCGGATCGTTCCTGGCCGCGCTCGACGCCGCGCCCACCCGGCTGCGGGTGGGGTTCGCGACGGCCAACGTGGACGGGATCGCCGCGCACCCGGCGGCGGTGCGCGCGGTGGAGCGCACGGCCGCGCTGCTCGCCGAACTGGGCCACCGGGTCGAGGAGGCCGCGCCGGTGTGGGACGGACCCGCCACGGGGCAGGCACTCGGACAGGTGATGTCGGCGGCGACGCACGCCCAGATCGAGGACCGCTTGGCCGAACTGGGCCGGGAGTTGCGAGAGGACGACATCGAGCCGTTCACCCGGGTGATCCACGAACGGACGGCGGCGATGCGAGGGGCGGACCTGTCGCGGGCGCTGCAGACCGTGGTGCGGATCGGTCGCGAGGTGGCGCCGTTCTTCGAGTCGTACGACGTGTGGCTGAGCCCGACGCTGGGCGTACCGGTGCCCGAACTCGGCGTGCTGGACACGAGCGACCCGGCGAGCATGTACGCGCACGCCGCGAAGATGACCTGGTTCACCTCGGTGTTCAACGTGACCGGACTGCCGTCGGCGAGTGTGCCGGCGGGCTTCGACGAGGCCGGATTGCCGGTGGCGATCCAGCTCACCGGGCGCCTCGGCGCCGAGGCGCAACTGCTGCGGATGGCCGCGCAGTTGGAGGAGGCCGCACCGTGGCCCCGCCAGGCGACGTGGCCGCCGCCGGTGGGATGA
- a CDS encoding MBL fold metallo-hydrolase encodes MAGFRSAGRLVAGGLALAAAGWALRDVPAELGGKADGERLARMRRSPQFRDGAFHNPVPADLVAAGSAPGLIAALLRDRHLRRPAAPVPLVAAPTVPQSPHGVSAVWYGHATTLVEIEGRRVLFDPVWSDRVSPSQLVGPRRMHPLPVPLATLPTVDAVVISHDHYDHLDRATVRALTATQTAPFLVPLGIGAHLERWNVPADRIIELDWEEDATVAGLRFTATAARHFSGRTLRRNDTLWGSWVVAGAERRVFYAGDSGYFDGYARIGAAHGPFDLTLMPIGAYSPSWPDIHMNPEEAVTAHLDLGGRVLLPVHWATFDLALHPWAEPVDRLWQEAKAKDVRLAIPRPGDRVDTDDAAQVSPWWELSPGPAPARTR; translated from the coding sequence ATGGCGGGATTCCGATCGGCGGGCCGACTGGTCGCGGGTGGGCTGGCGTTGGCCGCCGCCGGCTGGGCGTTGCGGGACGTCCCGGCGGAGCTCGGCGGCAAGGCCGACGGCGAACGCCTGGCCCGCATGCGGCGCTCACCGCAGTTCCGCGACGGCGCGTTCCACAACCCCGTACCCGCCGACCTGGTCGCGGCCGGCAGCGCGCCCGGCCTGATCGCGGCCCTGCTGCGCGACCGTCACCTGCGCCGACCCGCCGCGCCCGTGCCCCTGGTCGCCGCCCCGACCGTGCCACAGTCCCCGCACGGGGTGAGCGCCGTCTGGTACGGCCACGCGACCACCCTGGTCGAGATCGAGGGCCGCCGGGTGCTCTTCGACCCGGTGTGGAGCGACCGGGTCTCCCCGTCGCAGCTCGTCGGCCCGCGCCGGATGCATCCGCTGCCGGTCCCGCTCGCCACCCTGCCCACCGTGGACGCGGTGGTCATCTCGCACGACCACTACGACCACCTCGACCGCGCCACCGTACGCGCGCTCACCGCGACCCAGACCGCGCCCTTCCTCGTCCCGCTCGGTATCGGCGCCCACCTGGAGCGCTGGAACGTCCCCGCCGACCGCATCATCGAACTCGACTGGGAGGAGGACGCCACGGTCGCCGGTCTGCGCTTCACCGCCACCGCGGCCCGCCACTTCTCCGGCCGCACCCTGCGCCGCAACGACACGCTGTGGGGCTCGTGGGTGGTCGCGGGCGCCGAGCGCCGGGTGTTCTACGCCGGCGACTCCGGCTACTTCGACGGCTACGCCCGGATCGGCGCCGCGCACGGCCCCTTCGATCTGACCCTGATGCCGATCGGCGCGTACAGCCCGAGCTGGCCCGACATCCACATGAACCCCGAGGAGGCCGTCACCGCCCACCTGGACCTGGGCGGCAGGGTGCTCCTCCCGGTGCACTGGGCGACCTTCGACCTCGCCCTGCACCCGTGGGCCGAACCGGTCGACCGGCTGTGGCAGGAGGCCAAGGCCAAGGACGTACGGCTGGCCATCCCCCGCCCCGGGGACCGGGTCGACACCGACGACGCCGCCCAGGTCAGTCCGTGGTGGGAACTCTCCCCCGGCCCGGCACCCGCCCGGACCCGCTGA
- a CDS encoding response regulator transcription factor, with protein sequence MRVLVVEDDPELSRAVVSGLQTVGFAVDAAGRIADADLKAAVNTYDCLVVDRGLPDGDGLDLVRRLRAAGARTPVLMLTAMDAVPDRLAGFDGGADDYLVKPFVFEELAARVRALCRRAEQPRPPVSVVGDVEIDTARRRVRRAGVLLTLTVKEFAVLELLTARAGRVVPRADLIECCWDEMAEPMSNVVDAVIAQLRRKLGPPALIRTVRGVGFVIGADEAAGTP encoded by the coding sequence ATGCGTGTGCTCGTGGTGGAGGACGATCCGGAACTGAGCCGGGCCGTGGTGTCCGGATTGCAGACGGTCGGGTTCGCGGTGGACGCGGCCGGACGCATCGCCGACGCCGACCTCAAGGCCGCGGTCAACACCTACGACTGTCTGGTCGTCGACCGCGGCCTGCCCGACGGCGACGGCCTGGATCTGGTCCGCCGGCTGCGTGCGGCGGGGGCGCGTACCCCGGTGCTGATGCTGACCGCGATGGACGCCGTGCCCGACCGGCTCGCGGGCTTCGACGGCGGCGCCGACGACTACCTCGTCAAGCCCTTCGTCTTCGAGGAACTGGCCGCCCGGGTGAGGGCGTTGTGCCGCCGCGCCGAGCAGCCCCGGCCGCCGGTCTCGGTGGTCGGCGACGTCGAGATCGACACCGCCCGCCGCCGGGTGCGCCGGGCCGGGGTGCTGCTCACGCTGACCGTGAAGGAGTTCGCGGTCCTGGAACTGCTGACCGCCCGCGCCGGACGGGTGGTGCCGCGCGCCGACCTGATCGAATGCTGCTGGGACGAGATGGCCGAGCCGATGTCCAACGTCGTGGACGCGGTGATCGCCCAACTGCGCCGCAAACTCGGCCCGCCGGCCCTGATCCGGACGGTGCGCGGCGTCGGCTTCGTGATCGGCGCGGACGAAGCGGCCGGCACCCCGTGA
- a CDS encoding sensor histidine kinase, with the protein MRFRARSAVRAADPSPTRATRTPRPIRPAVTRLRRLRWTLTALFTLTTAVCLVVLALVAGSIDGQSRTRELDNDLDRRVSGLSRALYYEDGTLRLDSLHEDELVEGDVAIAVVEWDPAGVPRRSYAEPADSPLLPSAAQLTEIGADAREVQSAVAWDAEGRDGRTVRVAAAPVWEADRIDAALIAVADPGPGRRDHDRLVRSLFLGCLALAAAAGLAGHLLSGRSMRPALRTLEQQEQFLSEAAHELRTPLATLRLVTSAGAAAPDTAPRELARATRLVDQLGRLVTGLLVRARVQAGTQEVEREALRLDQLVEQVVDELPPSGARFVVRTEPTVVRGDPELLAQAVRNLVDNALKHGGGDAAIDVEVADGAVRVRDRGPGVAEGDRERVFERRATGPTGGTGIGLAIVRWVADLHGGTARITDAPGGGAVAELRLPSEPAPESRPEPHREPPEPPKSPEPRES; encoded by the coding sequence GTGAGGTTCCGCGCCCGCTCGGCGGTCCGGGCAGCGGACCCGTCGCCCACCCGCGCCACCCGTACCCCCCGGCCCATCCGCCCCGCCGTCACCCGGCTGCGCCGCCTGCGCTGGACGCTGACCGCGCTGTTCACCCTCACCACGGCGGTCTGCCTGGTCGTGCTCGCCCTGGTCGCCGGGTCCATCGACGGCCAGTCCCGGACGCGGGAACTGGACAACGACCTCGACCGCCGCGTGTCGGGCCTGTCCCGGGCCCTCTACTACGAGGACGGCACACTGCGCCTCGACTCGCTGCACGAGGACGAACTCGTCGAGGGGGACGTGGCGATCGCCGTGGTCGAATGGGATCCGGCCGGGGTGCCCCGACGCTCCTACGCCGAACCCGCCGACTCGCCGCTGCTGCCGAGCGCGGCGCAGCTCACCGAGATCGGCGCGGACGCCCGTGAGGTGCAGTCGGCGGTGGCCTGGGACGCCGAGGGGCGCGACGGCCGCACGGTGCGGGTGGCCGCGGCCCCGGTGTGGGAGGCCGATCGGATCGACGCGGCGCTGATCGCCGTGGCCGACCCGGGACCGGGTCGGCGCGACCACGACCGGCTCGTGCGCTCGTTGTTCCTGGGCTGCCTCGCCCTGGCCGCGGCGGCGGGCCTGGCCGGGCACCTGCTGTCCGGGCGCAGCATGCGGCCCGCGCTGCGCACGCTGGAGCAGCAGGAGCAGTTCCTGTCCGAAGCCGCGCACGAACTGCGCACCCCGCTGGCCACGTTGCGTCTGGTCACCTCGGCGGGCGCGGCGGCGCCGGACACCGCACCGAGGGAACTGGCCCGCGCGACACGTCTGGTGGATCAACTGGGCCGGTTGGTCACGGGGTTGCTGGTGCGGGCCCGGGTCCAAGCCGGGACGCAGGAGGTGGAGCGCGAGGCGCTGCGGCTGGATCAGCTGGTCGAGCAGGTCGTGGACGAACTGCCGCCGTCCGGGGCGCGGTTCGTGGTGCGGACCGAGCCGACCGTGGTGCGCGGCGATCCGGAGTTGTTGGCCCAGGCGGTGCGCAACCTGGTGGACAACGCGCTCAAGCACGGCGGCGGCGATGCCGCGATCGACGTCGAGGTCGCGGACGGCGCGGTACGGGTGCGCGACCGCGGGCCCGGGGTGGCCGAGGGCGACCGCGAGCGAGTCTTCGAGCGGCGCGCGACGGGCCCGACGGGCGGTACGGGAATCGGCCTGGCGATCGTACGCTGGGTCGCCGACCTGCACGGCGGCACCGCCCGCATCACCGACGCCCCCGGCGGCGGCGCCGTGGCCGAACTCCGCCTGCCGTCCGAACCGGCCCCGGAATCCCGCCCCGAACCGCACCGCGAACCCCCCGAGCCCCCCAAATCCCCCGAACCCCGCGAATCCTGA
- a CDS encoding ABC transporter ATP-binding protein produces MSTPEAPLLEVAGLTKFFPGPRSLLRRRVGAVRAVDGIDLTVEAGESIGLVGESGCGKSTTGRLITRLLEPSAGTIRYRGQDITHASRRELAPIRAQIQMVFQDPYSSLNPRHTIGGILRAPLDVNNIDPPGGRRKRVRELLDTVGLNPEHYNRFPHEFSGGQRQRIGIARALAAGPKLIVADEPVSALDVSIQAQVINLLADLRRDLGIAFVFIAHDLAVVRHFCDRVVVMYLGRVVESAERGALYENAHHPYTHALLSAVPGAVGPDGARRERIRLIGDVPSPINPPSGCHFRTRCHKAQDVCATTAPALTALAGDPGHRVACHFPSPAKTLASVGDRTPAGRGAAGSGTGAGRAAGHGFGGPPAPCGRR; encoded by the coding sequence ATGAGCACACCCGAGGCGCCGCTGCTCGAAGTGGCGGGACTGACCAAATTTTTCCCCGGGCCGCGCAGTCTGCTCCGCCGCCGAGTCGGAGCCGTCCGCGCGGTGGACGGCATCGACCTCACGGTCGAGGCCGGGGAGAGCATCGGCCTGGTCGGCGAATCGGGCTGCGGCAAGTCGACCACCGGACGGCTGATCACCCGTCTGCTCGAACCGAGCGCGGGCACGATCCGGTACCGGGGCCAGGACATCACGCACGCCTCGCGCCGCGAACTGGCGCCGATCCGCGCGCAGATCCAGATGGTCTTCCAGGACCCGTACTCGTCGCTGAACCCCCGGCACACCATCGGCGGCATCCTGCGTGCCCCGCTGGACGTCAACAACATCGACCCACCCGGCGGTCGGCGCAAGCGCGTTCGGGAACTGCTCGACACCGTCGGTCTGAATCCCGAGCACTACAACCGCTTTCCGCACGAGTTCTCCGGCGGACAGCGGCAACGCATCGGGATCGCACGCGCGTTGGCCGCCGGACCCAAGCTGATCGTGGCCGACGAGCCGGTGTCCGCGCTGGACGTGTCCATCCAGGCGCAGGTGATCAACCTGCTCGCGGACCTGCGGCGCGACCTGGGCATCGCGTTCGTGTTCATCGCGCACGACCTGGCCGTGGTCCGGCACTTCTGCGACCGGGTCGTGGTGATGTATCTGGGCCGGGTGGTGGAGAGCGCGGAACGCGGTGCGCTGTACGAGAACGCGCATCACCCGTACACGCACGCCCTGTTGTCGGCGGTGCCCGGCGCGGTCGGGCCGGACGGCGCTCGGCGCGAACGTATCCGGCTGATCGGTGACGTGCCCAGTCCGATCAACCCGCCCTCGGGCTGCCATTTCCGGACCCGCTGCCACAAGGCGCAGGACGTGTGCGCGACGACCGCGCCGGCGCTGACCGCCCTGGCGGGGGATCCGGGGCATCGGGTGGCCTGCCACTTCCCGTCGCCCGCCAAGACGTTGGCGTCGGTGGGGGATAGGACCCCGGCCGGACGGGGGGCGGCCGGATCGGGGACGGGGGCGGGGCGGGCGGCCGGCCATGGCTTTGGCGGGCCGCCCGCCCCGTGCGGGCGCCGGTGA
- a CDS encoding ABC transporter ATP-binding protein, giving the protein MTPPLLAVRDLRVRFATEGGVVKAVDGVSFDVERGRTLGIVGESGSGKSVTNLTLLGLHNPARTTVEGSAVLDGTELVGASERTLRDLRGQRVSMVFQDPLTALSPYYTVGAQIVETYRRHTGAGRREALDRAIDMLDRVGIPQAARRAREYPHLFSGGMRQRAMIAMALVCEPDLLIADEPTTALDVTVQAQILDLLGELQAQLGTAIILVTHDLGVVADVADDVLVMYAGRAVERGPAAQVLETPRHPYTRGLLASVPRLSDPLDRPLRPVPGAPPSLLAPPPGCAFHPRCAQVIAGPGSPCRTRAPVLVRMGDSAHAAACHREEAPASVGVGAAGAEAGAGPVERERAQMPDAREGGKNV; this is encoded by the coding sequence ATGACCCCTCCGCTGCTTGCGGTCCGCGACCTGCGGGTCCGCTTCGCCACCGAGGGCGGCGTGGTCAAGGCCGTCGACGGTGTCTCCTTCGACGTCGAACGCGGCCGCACCCTCGGCATCGTCGGCGAGTCCGGCTCGGGCAAGAGCGTCACCAACCTCACCCTCCTGGGCCTGCACAACCCCGCCCGCACCACCGTCGAGGGCAGCGCCGTCCTGGACGGCACCGAACTGGTCGGCGCGTCCGAACGCACCCTGCGGGACCTGCGCGGACAACGTGTGTCGATGGTCTTCCAGGACCCGCTCACCGCCCTCTCCCCCTACTACACGGTCGGCGCGCAGATCGTGGAGACCTACCGGCGCCACACCGGCGCCGGCCGCCGCGAGGCGCTCGACCGGGCGATCGACATGCTGGACCGGGTCGGCATCCCACAGGCCGCCCGCCGCGCCCGGGAGTATCCGCACCTGTTCTCCGGCGGTATGCGCCAGCGCGCGATGATCGCCATGGCGCTGGTGTGCGAACCCGACCTGCTGATCGCCGACGAGCCGACCACCGCGCTCGACGTGACCGTCCAGGCCCAGATCCTCGACCTGCTCGGCGAACTCCAGGCGCAACTGGGCACCGCGATCATCCTGGTCACGCACGACCTCGGCGTGGTCGCCGACGTCGCCGACGACGTGCTGGTGATGTACGCCGGACGCGCGGTCGAACGTGGCCCGGCCGCACAGGTGTTGGAGACCCCCAGGCACCCGTACACCCGGGGCCTGCTCGCCTCCGTGCCGCGGCTGTCCGACCCGCTGGACCGCCCGCTGCGACCGGTGCCCGGCGCACCGCCCAGCCTGCTCGCGCCGCCGCCGGGCTGCGCCTTCCACCCGCGCTGCGCCCAGGTGATCGCCGGGCCCGGATCGCCGTGCCGCACCCGGGCGCCGGTGCTCGTGAGGATGGGCGACAGCGCACACGCGGCCGCCTGTCACCGGGAGGAGGCGCCCGCGTCGGTGGGGGTCGGGGCGGCGGGCGCGGAGGCGGGCGCGGGGCCGGTGGAACGGGAGCGGGCGCAGATGCCCGACGCGCGAGAAGGCGGGAAGAACGTATGA
- a CDS encoding ABC transporter permease, with protein MFRFLVQRLLGAALILFVVFTVTFFLFFAMPDDPARLSCGKTCTPETLALIRRDLGLDESVPMQYRHYIVGVFAGRDFGASHCSAPCLGYSFVNHEPVLDTLLDRFPATLSLALGASVIFLGVGIMIGMLAALRRGTWLDKSTMALSLIGASVTIQFLGVIARYVLVDQLRWLPKPEYLPFTGDPGGWTGGLLLPWLTLACVQAAVYARLTRASMIDALGEDHVRTVRAKGLTSRQVYLKHAWRGAITPVVTVYGIELGVLLGGAVVTETTFNIPGIGKLAVNAVANSDLPMITGVVLIAATAMVLANVAVDAVYAVIDPRVRV; from the coding sequence ATGTTCCGATTCCTGGTGCAGCGACTGCTCGGCGCGGCGCTGATCCTGTTCGTCGTCTTCACCGTCACCTTCTTCCTGTTCTTCGCGATGCCGGACGACCCGGCGCGATTGTCCTGCGGCAAGACCTGCACCCCCGAGACGCTGGCGCTGATCCGCCGCGACCTCGGCCTGGACGAGTCCGTGCCGATGCAGTACCGGCACTACATCGTCGGCGTCTTCGCCGGCCGCGACTTCGGCGCCTCGCACTGCTCCGCGCCGTGCCTGGGCTACTCGTTCGTCAACCACGAGCCGGTTCTCGACACCCTGCTCGACCGTTTCCCGGCCACCCTGTCACTCGCGCTCGGCGCCTCGGTGATCTTCCTCGGCGTCGGCATCATGATCGGCATGCTCGCGGCGCTGCGACGCGGCACCTGGCTGGACAAGTCCACGATGGCGCTGTCGCTGATCGGCGCCTCGGTGACGATCCAGTTCCTCGGCGTGATCGCCCGCTACGTGCTGGTCGACCAACTGCGCTGGTTGCCCAAGCCCGAATACCTTCCGTTCACCGGTGATCCCGGCGGCTGGACGGGCGGCCTGTTGCTGCCGTGGCTGACGCTGGCCTGCGTCCAGGCCGCGGTATACGCCCGACTGACCCGCGCGTCGATGATCGACGCGCTCGGCGAGGACCACGTACGCACCGTGCGGGCCAAGGGATTGACGTCGCGTCAGGTCTACCTGAAACACGCGTGGCGCGGCGCGATCACTCCGGTGGTCACCGTGTACGGCATCGAACTCGGCGTTCTGCTCGGTGGCGCGGTGGTCACCGAGACCACCTTCAACATCCCCGGCATCGGCAAGCTCGCGGTCAACGCGGTCGCCAACTCCGACCTGCCGATGATCACCGGAGTGGTGCTGATCGCCGCCACCGCCATGGTGCTCGCCAACGTCGCGGTGGACGCCGTGTACGCCGTCATCGACCCCCGGGTGCGTGTGTGA
- a CDS encoding ABC transporter substrate-binding protein has translation MTLRTGTTRATLVTLVLALGAAACSSGGGSPDGGGPGKGAAPKAQVRAVSIGAAAESKGPARELPGAKPGGTATVLERADFNHLDPARVYVSHEQTAELLISRQLTTYKQEGDHTTLVGDLATDTGTSPDGGKTWTFTLKDGLKYEDGSPITAQDVKYGIERSFAKEITGGPTWIQEWLVGNTDFRSVYDGPYGGRELDAIKTPDARTITFALPAPRGDFPFAVAMHTSTPVPRAKDTRLEYDKHPFSSGPYKISGREIDKSMTMVRNEHWDPNTDAVRHAYPDQWKFEFGASNQQINERLIAANGNDRSAMTFRVAVGREVAQQVLTTPELKARTADAATPYTEYFEMNNRRLTNPKVRQALIAAFPKEQVRQILGGPAYGEFATTLMGPTVLGFEPYDLAGVPPTGDVNKAKQLLAEAGTPNPTISYAYSQTPLWEQVSVTIVQALQQAGFKVVPQPINDKSYYTEIGRVDNKYDLYWAGWGADWPSAATVLPAKFDGRKIMDDGSVYSLYDNPATSTEMDRITSMSDVVAAGKEWSNLEKKIMADAPVVPFVHRRQLTLYGPGLGGVRVGFIGSTYPIDVWVK, from the coding sequence ATGACCCTGCGCACCGGTACCACCAGAGCCACGCTCGTCACGCTGGTCCTCGCCCTCGGCGCGGCCGCGTGTTCCAGCGGCGGCGGCAGCCCCGACGGCGGCGGGCCCGGCAAGGGCGCCGCGCCCAAGGCCCAGGTCCGCGCGGTGTCGATCGGCGCCGCCGCCGAGTCGAAGGGTCCGGCCAGGGAACTCCCCGGCGCCAAGCCGGGCGGCACCGCCACGGTTTTGGAGCGTGCCGACTTCAACCACCTCGACCCGGCCCGGGTCTACGTCTCGCACGAGCAGACCGCCGAACTGCTGATCTCGCGTCAGCTCACCACGTACAAGCAGGAGGGCGACCACACCACGCTGGTCGGCGACCTGGCCACCGACACCGGCACCAGCCCCGACGGCGGCAAGACCTGGACCTTCACCCTCAAGGACGGGCTCAAGTACGAGGACGGGTCGCCGATCACCGCGCAGGACGTCAAATACGGCATCGAGCGCTCCTTCGCCAAGGAGATCACCGGCGGCCCGACCTGGATCCAGGAATGGCTGGTCGGCAACACCGACTTCCGCTCGGTCTACGACGGCCCGTACGGCGGCCGCGAGTTGGACGCGATCAAGACCCCCGACGCGCGGACGATCACCTTCGCGCTGCCCGCGCCGCGCGGCGACTTCCCGTTCGCGGTGGCGATGCACACCAGCACCCCGGTGCCGCGCGCCAAGGACACCAGGCTCGAGTACGACAAACACCCGTTCTCCAGCGGCCCCTACAAGATCTCCGGCCGTGAGATCGACAAGTCCATGACCATGGTGCGCAACGAGCACTGGGACCCGAACACCGACGCGGTCCGGCACGCCTACCCCGACCAGTGGAAGTTCGAGTTCGGCGCGTCCAACCAGCAGATCAACGAGCGGTTGATCGCGGCGAACGGCAACGACCGCAGCGCGATGACGTTCCGCGTCGCGGTCGGCCGCGAGGTGGCTCAACAGGTGCTCACCACACCGGAGTTGAAGGCCCGCACGGCGGACGCCGCCACCCCGTACACCGAATACTTCGAGATGAACAACCGGCGCCTGACCAACCCGAAGGTGCGCCAGGCGCTGATCGCGGCGTTCCCCAAGGAGCAGGTGCGGCAGATCCTCGGCGGCCCCGCCTACGGCGAGTTCGCCACCACGCTGATGGGCCCGACGGTGCTCGGCTTCGAGCCCTACGACCTGGCGGGTGTGCCGCCCACGGGTGATGTGAACAAGGCCAAGCAGCTGCTCGCCGAAGCCGGCACGCCCAACCCCACCATCTCCTACGCCTACAGCCAGACCCCGCTGTGGGAGCAGGTCTCGGTGACCATCGTCCAGGCCCTCCAGCAGGCCGGCTTCAAGGTGGTCCCGCAGCCGATCAACGACAAGAGCTATTACACCGAGATCGGCCGGGTGGACAACAAGTACGACCTGTACTGGGCTGGTTGGGGCGCCGACTGGCCGAGCGCGGCGACCGTGCTCCCGGCCAAGTTCGACGGCCGCAAGATCATGGACGACGGCTCCGTGTACAGCCTGTACGACAACCCGGCGACGAGCACCGAGATGGACCGGATCACCTCGATGTCGGACGTGGTCGCCGCGGGCAAGGAGTGGTCGAACCTGGAGAAGAAGATCATGGCCGACGCCCCCGTGGTGCCGTTCGTCCACCGGCGCCAACTGACCCTGTACGGCCCCGGCCTGGGCGGCGTGCGGGTCGGCTTCATCGGCTCGACCTACCCGATCGACGTCTGGGTCAAGTAG